In Methanobacterium sp. Maddingley MBC34, one genomic interval encodes:
- a CDS encoding Nicotianamine synthase protein (PFAM: Nicotianamine synthase protein): MSCYKYWDKIKEIANSLKKYGDYNLIEMPLDEIIPLLDSVEEIAHDQVIDFDSAKHILDDEKMNEALTLIRKFYVGLGARLETENAEAILKSDDPWATLESFHFYNRYQGLLRNENQLVKFTPEQKVVFIGGGPLPLTLILLNKIFNAQCVSVEILPEVAELSQKVIEKLGLESQIEIIRGDETSLRSIDYTVVMVAALAEPKERVFANVWEVVDTVTPVIYRTYTGMRAILYSPVTEKATRGFHKEVMILPTGKVNNTSVLIRKVV; the protein is encoded by the coding sequence ATGAGCTGTTACAAGTACTGGGATAAAATAAAAGAAATAGCCAATTCACTTAAAAAGTATGGGGACTACAACCTAATTGAAATGCCACTGGATGAGATTATACCTCTCCTGGATTCTGTGGAAGAAATAGCACATGACCAGGTTATTGATTTTGACTCTGCCAAGCACATCCTTGATGATGAAAAAATGAATGAAGCCCTCACATTAATCAGAAAATTCTACGTAGGGTTGGGGGCCAGACTGGAAACTGAAAATGCTGAGGCTATATTAAAGTCAGATGATCCCTGGGCCACACTGGAATCATTCCATTTTTATAACCGTTATCAGGGCCTTTTGAGAAATGAAAACCAGCTGGTGAAATTCACACCAGAACAAAAAGTGGTTTTTATTGGAGGAGGGCCACTCCCACTAACCCTGATTCTTCTAAACAAAATTTTCAATGCCCAATGTGTGAGTGTGGAGATATTGCCAGAGGTGGCTGAACTATCTCAGAAGGTCATTGAAAAACTGGGATTGGAATCCCAGATCGAGATTATTAGGGGTGATGAGACCAGTTTAAGGAGTATTGATTACACGGTGGTGATGGTGGCGGCTCTGGCTGAACCCAAGGAAAGAGTGTTTGCTAATGTTTGGGAAGTTGTGGATACAGTCACTCCAGTTATATACCGGACTTACACTGGTATGAGGGCTATTCTTTACTCTCCAGTCACTGAAAAAGCAACCCGTGGCTTCCACAAGGAAGTTATGATCCTCCCCACAGGAAAGGTTAACAACACCTCAGTTTTAATTAGGAAGGTTGTGTGA
- a CDS encoding transcriptional regulator (CopG/Arc/MetJ DNA-binding and metal-binding domain containing protein) (PFAM: Ribbon-helix-helix protein, copG family; NikR C terminal nickel binding domain~TIGRFAM: nickel-responsive transcriptional regulator NikR), whose product MTVERVGVSFEPELLEKFDTLLKSKGYTNRSEAIRDLVRKSIIEAHIEAEDEDVIGTLTIIYDHDVGDVTNELQHFQHFHLSEIIATTHVHVEKHNCLEVLVVRGKARSIKKLADHIRAIKGVKHGELVITKSSV is encoded by the coding sequence ATGACAGTGGAAAGAGTGGGAGTATCTTTTGAACCAGAATTACTGGAGAAATTTGACACTCTCCTAAAAAGTAAGGGATACACCAACAGATCAGAGGCTATCCGGGACTTGGTGCGTAAATCAATCATCGAAGCCCATATTGAAGCAGAAGATGAAGATGTTATCGGGACCCTGACCATAATCTATGACCATGATGTGGGGGATGTTACCAATGAACTGCAGCATTTTCAGCACTTCCACCTATCTGAGATCATAGCCACCACCCATGTTCACGTGGAAAAACACAACTGTCTGGAAGTGCTGGTGGTTCGGGGGAAAGCCAGAAGTATTAAAAAACTGGCAGACCATATAAGAGCTATTAAGGGTGTTAAACATGGTGAACTGGTCATTACCAAATCATCAGTATAA
- a CDS encoding pyruvate-formate lyase-activating enzyme (PFAM: Radical SAM superfamily), with the protein MKIFFQDHLLIIPLSGVLMAIHKITYSKEFKRVNLHNYGCNFNCDWCLYKLGGKSRPDKFLEIGEIKKVLGELDMERAHFVGGEITTYPLLSEITDFTKNELGVYTKIGHSNGFKLPPKSIDAISVSIKSLSEDFYQKCTGKSHKPVLENFKTLFNRGVEVDASSVYIPGLVEDDEISHIARFISKIDPQITYHITSYVPVPGVKWRSPTYDEVLQAKSAAEEHLENVNVSWFPSSDEYLKMIQSNPEYHKITVA; encoded by the coding sequence TTGAAAATTTTTTTCCAGGATCACCTACTTATAATTCCACTCAGTGGTGTGTTGATGGCAATACATAAAATAACTTACTCAAAAGAATTTAAAAGAGTCAATCTCCATAATTATGGTTGTAACTTCAATTGTGATTGGTGTTTGTATAAATTGGGAGGAAAATCCAGACCTGACAAATTCTTAGAGATTGGGGAAATCAAAAAAGTATTGGGTGAACTGGATATGGAACGGGCACATTTTGTAGGGGGAGAAATAACCACATATCCGCTTCTATCTGAAATAACTGATTTTACAAAGAATGAATTAGGTGTTTACACCAAGATCGGTCACTCCAATGGATTCAAATTACCTCCCAAAAGTATCGACGCTATTTCTGTTAGTATTAAGAGTTTATCAGAAGATTTTTATCAGAAATGCACTGGTAAATCCCATAAACCGGTACTGGAGAATTTCAAAACACTTTTTAATAGAGGAGTTGAAGTTGATGCCAGCAGTGTTTACATCCCAGGGCTGGTTGAAGATGATGAAATTTCCCATATTGCACGATTTATTTCTAAAATTGATCCCCAAATCACCTATCATATAACCAGTTACGTTCCTGTACCTGGTGTAAAGTGGCGTTCTCCCACTTATGATGAAGTACTGCAGGCAAAAAGTGCTGCAGAAGAACATCTGGAGAATGTTAATGTATCCTGGTTCCCTTCCTCTGATGAATATCTTAAAATGATTCAGAGTAATCCGGAGTATCATAAAATAACAGTGGCATAA